One Gemmatimonadota bacterium genomic window, ACCTATGCATTTGTAAAAGTGGCCACGAATGTGTTCTACGAAGGTTATCCGCGTTCGATGGAGGAAGAAGCAGATGCGATGGCAGCATTGTACATGCAGCAGCAGTATGGACAACTTGGAATTGATGCGTTTAGTCTGGTTTTAAAAAAGCTGAGGTACTACACGGACTATTTTACTGGAGAAGATGGAAAGAATCTTACAGCGTTCCGATCACATCCTTTGCTAGATGATCGAATAGCAGCGGTAACCGAATCACGTGTCACAGTGTTTGAAGAACCGGTAATGGTTGTGGGGCGCAATAAGGATGGCATTGAAGTAGTGACTATAGAATTTCATAGTCAAAGGTCGACCACTCCGTCTGTGGCAAAACGGTATTCTCTAGATGCGAGCCAGATTCTTGGCAAGGTGTATGCCACGGCAGACATTGGCAAGCCACGAGAGTTCAAAGATATCACGTTTGAAACTCTAGACGGTAAAAAGATCAAGCTTGACAATAAGGAAGATTCCCTCATAGGGCCGTATGAAGATCAAGGTGTATTGTTGCGTGGTGAACTGTCAGGCAACTTGGATTCTCTTGATTTCAAAGAGGTTAAAGTCAATCTACCAGGTTCGAAACTGAAATGGTATTTGGCTCAATAGTCAATGCCCATCAATCCTGGTACTTTCATCATAGTATACAACCATGAACGAACCCATAACACCTGGCGAAATCCTGCTTGAGGAGTATCTCAAGCCTATGGGCATTTCGCAGAACGCCATGGCGCGTGCGATCGGGGTTGCACCGCGTGCGATCAACGAGATAGTGCGTGGCCGCCGGTCGATTACGCCAATGATGTCGATTCGCTTTGGGGCGTTTTTCAATCAGTCAGATCAGTTCTGGCATGGGATCCAGGTGGAGTTCGACTTCAGAAAGCTCGCCAGGGACAAACCTCGGCTTGTTGCCGGGATCCAACCTGCCGCGTCATTGAATCGGAATCCCTGACTCGTCCGCAAGCAAGGGTGGATCAATTCCATAGCTAGGACGAAGGAAGACGCTAAGGAGGCGTGTCGTTGCGTCTTTTTCGACCTCTAGATTCTAGAGACTTGCGGATCCGGCCTTCCATTGTTATTTTGAGTACAATGAAATCAAATAAACAATGAAAGGAGATGTTTCCTATGATTAGATCAACTTTAACCGAGAAATGGCAGACTACCATCCCGGCCGAAGTACGAAAAGCACTTCACCTCAAACCTCGGCAACGGCTCATTTATGAACTGATTGATGGCGGGGTCGTGGTGAGAGCCCAACCCGAAACACTCAAGGATCTATATGGCTTTCTCGCAGATGGCAAACCATCCGCGTCCAGAACCGAGGAACGGGATGTCGCACGAAAGGCCAGAGTGGCAAGATACAAATGACGAAATTCCTGTTAGATACCAACGTCCTCCTGCGTTTCCTGCGAGACGACCATGCAAGTCATTCGCCAGCCGCTCGTTCTCTGTTTTCCGATGCCAGCGATGGGAAATGCGTCCTGGTATTGACCGAGGTGGCTGTGGCCGAAGCTGTTTGGGTACTCGAGTCCTTCTTTCAGACCAGGCGTAAGGACATTGCGGAGGGGTTGAGCAAAGTCATCACTTGTGCCGGCGTTCGCTGCATGAGGCAGACCGAGATGATCGATGCATTGAATCGTTTCGCGTCTACGAATTGCGATTTCCTGGACTGCTACCTGGCTGCATTGTCTGCGGCTTCAGGCGATCACGTAGCGACATTCGACAGGGATTTCGACCGTTTCGACGACGTTAGACGCTGGCGGTTCAGCAGTTAGGCGTTTCCTTTTAGCCGCGTCAATCCACGAGAAAAGGAAAAGGCATCCGGGACCGAACATCCTGGATGCCTTTTTCAGTAACAGCTTTTTTTTTGCGATCGCCCAGGAGCCGCCCGGTCAGGCGTCGCCCGTCGCCAGCTTGCCCTGGGCGGGCTGGAAGTGCACCGCGGCGATGGCCTCGCGCACCTTGTCCACGTTCTCGGTGAAGAGAATGCCGAGCTGGGTCAGGGTCCGGTCCATCCGGGTGTTCTTGTCGTGCACAGGGAAGATGTGCAGGTTCTGGACCCGCGCTCTCACGTCGTCCACCATCTCGCCTGCCATGACGACCAGATCCGAGTCCTTGAGCGCGGAGAGTTTTTCCTCGCTGAACTCCTCTACGCGGATGTTCATCTCGTCCAGGAACGTGCGAAGCACCCGGCTCACGTCCACATTGGAGACGGCCAGCAGCACGCGCTTGTATCGGTCCGGCGACAGGGACACGTTCTCGGCGCGCAGATCGGCCAGGTAGTCGGTGTGCTCCTTGAACCACCGCTGAAGGATGGAGTAGCCGTTCAGGCGCAGCAGGCCGTTGCGCAGTTGCCGCGCGGCTTCCCGCTTGTTGAACCTGAGGGCGTTGAACGCGGCACTGGCGAGCTTGGACGCGATGCGGTGCGGCGCGTACATGCCCTTCATGCCTTCCATCACCGTGTTGACCAGTTCGTACCGGGTCATGTTCGGTACGGGATGGTTGGCGTGGTGCCCGTCGTAGTGGCTCCAGTCGCGGCTCAGGTACTCCCCGCCCTGCAGATCGTAGCGGACGGTGTCTTCGGAACCGGGCAGGTAGGTCAGGATCATGCACTGCGAAGTCGCCAGGTCCTTTTTCTTCGCGAATTCGAACTGGTGCTTGATGGTCTCCGGATGGTCCGAGTCGGCGCCGGCGATGAACATGGCGTGGAGATCGATCCCGTGATCATGGATCGCGTCGATGGCCACCTCCACGTCGTGGGCTGTTTCTTTTTTGCCGTACAGTTCCAGGGCCGTTTCGTCGATGGACTCGAATCCCACCATCACCCGGTCGCAGCCGGCCTCCCGCATCTTCTTCATCAGCGCCGGCTGCTTCGATATCTCGTGGCGCATCTGCGCGGCCCAGGGAATGATCAGTTTGCGGTCGATCATGCCCTGCATGATGGCCATGGTGCGGTCGACCGGTACATTGAAGATATCGTCAGCGAAGAACAGGTAGGTGAAATGGGGTAACTTCGTGTAGGCTTCCAGCATGTCGAGCACGCGTTCGACCGAATGCCCGCGCAGCTTGTGGCCGTTCAGCTTGGTCACCGTGCAGAAACTGCAGTCCCACGGACAACCTCTCTGCGTCTGTATCGACATGATGTCCATTCTGCCCCGGGGTACGAGGGTGAAGTCGGGAATGGGCAACACGTCGAGATCTTCCGCCTTCGGCCGCTCCGGATTGTGGATCGCCTGGCCGTCTTCTATCCAGGACAGGTTGGCGATGCCGCGGTAATCGGCGCCGGATTCCAGGCACCGGACCAGTTCGACCAGCGCTTCCTCCCCCTCGCCGCGCACCACGAAATCGCAGTGCTGCAGGGCCTCGTCCGGCACGAAGGTCGGGTGCGTTCCGCCCATCACGATCGTCTTCTCGGGGTAGACGTTCCGGATGAAATCGGCGTACTGGTAGGACCCGGGCGCCGTGGACGTCAGGGAAGAGATGCAGATCAGGTCGGCTTCCGCGAACTCGTTCGTATCGACATCCTCCACCTCTTCCAGCATCACCCTGACGCCGTAGCCCAGGTCCCGCATGATCGTCGCGAGCACCAGGCAGCCGATGCGCGGGATATAGGCGTCCGAGTACACGTGGAGGTGGGAGGATTTCGGTTCGAGAAAGAGGATGTGCTTGATACGTTGTGGCATTGCTTGCTCCTGTAGGAACCGTCCGGAACAGCGCCGTCGGCGTTGTCTACTGCATGGATGCGATAAATCGGTCGAACAGGTAATCGGCGTCGTGCGGTCCCGGTGAAGCTTCGGGGTGGTACTGTACCGAAAAAACCGGATATCGGCGGTGTCTGAGCCCTTCTAGTGTCTGATCGTTCAGATTTATGTGGGTCAGCTCCACCTCGGATTCGTCGAGGGTGGAAGCGTCGATGGCGAAACCGTGGTTCTGGGCGGTGATTTCCACCCGACCCGATTCGCACTGCCGTACGGGCTGATTGGCGCCGCGGTGGCCGAACTTCAGCTTGAACCGCTCTCCGCCCAGCGCCATCCCGAGTAGCTGGTGACCGATGCAGATGCCGAATATGGGCTTCTGCCTGATCAGGGCTTTCAACTCTTCAATGGCGTAATGAACGGCGCCGGGATCGCCCGGTCCGTTGGACAACATGATACCGTCGGGGTTCAGCCGGAGCACCTGTTCGGCCGTATAGTCCGCCGGCAATACGAGCACCTGGCAGCCCCGGCGCGCCAGGTTTCTCAGGATGTTGTGCTTGACCCCGTAATCCATCACGACGACCCGGTATGTTCCGGGTTCGCCGAAGCCGTCCCAGATCTTCTCCGGATCGTCGCCGGGAGGGTCGACGTAGATACGGTGATTTCCCTCCCACCGGTATGGGCGGTCCGTGGTCACTTCGCGGACCAGGTCCATACCGACCATTCTGGGCACGGTCCTGGCCTGTTGTACGAGTGTGCCGGGATCCGCCGCGCCGGAACTGATCACGCCGCGCATGACGCCGTCGACGCGTAGCCTGCGGGTCAGTGCCCGGGTATCGATGCCGAAAATGCCTACTACGCCATGGTCGGCCAGGAACCGATCGAGACTGTCGGTCGAACGCCAGTTGCTCGGGTTTCGCTGGTGCTCCCGGACCACGAATCCTTCCACGTGCGGATGGAGCGATTCCAGATCGCCCGGATTCACGCCGTAATTCCCGATCAACGGGTAGGTCATGGTGACGATCTGACCTTTATACGACGGGTCGGTCAGTACCTCCTGGTATCCGATCATGCTGGTGTTGAAAACGACTTCTCCCACCTTTTCCCCGGTAGCGCCAAAGGACTCGCCTTCGTAGACTGTGCCGTCTTCCAGGGCCAGCCATGCCTCCATAAACGCTCCTTCAAGGGGATGCCGGTGGGGTCCGTCCGGATATTAGCATTACGATACCCCCAGCCACCCGGTGTGTCAAGGAAAATCGACCTGGCTTACACGGGCCGCGCACCGGGAGAATTGACCCTCCGCCCCCCGTTCATCCGTACCCGTGCACTTCGGTCCAAACTCCCTGCCATCCGTTCACCCAGGTCCCCTCCGGACCGCTGATATCGCTTTACGCGCGGCAGTGCGGAAGGTATATTACTGAGCCTCCGGGGAGGAATCCGAATGACATTCTTGAACGCGTTGATGCTATTGGGTCTCGCAGCCGTCGCGGTGCCGCTTATCATACATCTGTTCCATCGCCGGCGGGTCTCCACCGTCGATTTCAGTTCCGTCATTTTCATCCGGGATCATCATCTGCAGCGTTCCCGGGCCCTCAGACTCCGGGAACTTCTGCTTCTTCTGCTTCGTACCTTCATCGTCCTGTTCCTGGTGCTGGCCTTCTCCAGGCCGGTAGTCGAAGGCCTGGCGGGCTGGTTAATCGGCAGCAGCCTCAAGCAGAGGACGGTCTTCGCCATCGTGCTGGACAATTCTTACAGCATGGCAGCCGGCAGTTTGGGCGTAACGCCCTTCGCCGCCGCGAAAGCCGAGGCCCGGCGCATCATCGAAATGATGGGGGAAGGTGACGAAGGACTGATCGTGCTGTCGGCCGCGCCGGCCGAAGCCCTGCCGCCCGTTCCGACGGTCCGCATGGAAACACTCAGGGAGCTGCTGGCGGATATGGAAGTATCCGAAAGATCGGGAGATATGGCCGGCGCCCTGGATCTCGCGCGGCAAAAACTGGCCGGCATCGTTGCGGCGGACAAGAGTATCTACCTGCTGTCGGATCTGCAGCGAAGCGACTGGCAGCAAATGGCGGAATCCGTGACGGCGGACACGGCGGATCCGTCACAGCCGTCGCATTCTGCCCCCCAAGTATACCTGTACGCGTACGAGGCGGGGAGCGTGGATAACGCCAGCATCGACGCGGTTTCCGTCAGCGAGGGGCTGCTGATCCGCGATCAGCCGGAACAGTTCGTCGCCACCGTTGCCAACCGGAACAGCGTCGCGATGAACGCCAGGGAAGTCAGTCTCGTTATCAACGGCGAGAAACGGGACAGCCGACAGGTGACTGCCGAGGCGGATGGGACGGGGATCGTGCAGTTCAACGTGCTGATCGACAGGCCGGGCAGATACGTCGGATACGTGGAGTTGGAAGACGATGACATCGCAGCCGACAATCGACGGCACTTTACCCTCTCCGTCCCGGACGCCTTCGGCGTTACCGCGGTCGGACGGACCGAATCCCGGTACTTCGTCGAGCAGGTGCTGAAACCGTCGGGCGGACTGGTCACCCCCGTGGACCTGCGGACTGCATCCGCCGATGTGTTGAACAGCGATCTGTACGATGCGGGCGTGCTGATCGTGGATGGCGAAGTGGAGCTGACGCCCGCGCGGCTTTCCAGCCTGGAACGCTACATTTCCTCGGGTGGCGGGGTCCTGCTGTTTCTGGGCGGAGGCCTGGATCCGGCCCTTTACGGGAACAGTTTTTTCTCAGACGTCTTCGGTTGTTCGATCGGAGGCAGAAGGGGGGTGCCCGACGAGAAGCAGACCTTTCTCCGCATAGACCAGGTCGACTACGAGCATCCCGTTTTTCGGTTCGCGGGCCGTTCCGCCGACGGGTTGTCGACCGGCGCGGCCCGGTTCTACGCCTCCTTTGCGGTGGACGCCGGTCCCGGCGCGCAGGTGATCGCACGATTCGCGGACGGGACGCCGGCGATTCTCGAAGGGCGATCCGGCAGCGGCCGGGCATTGCTGGTTGCGACCGACGTAAATGCCGGGTGGAGCGATCTGGCGTTGAGAAGCGTGTTCGTACCGTTCATGCATCGAAGCGTCCGGTATCTGCATCCATCCGTGGCGGTTACCGAGGTCGGTTACCTGGCGGGCGACCCGGTCGCGCAGCCGCTGATTCGATTTCCTGAGAATGACGACCTTTACCTGGAATACCCCTCGGGACATTCCGAGACCGTAAACCACCGGCTCGGCCGTGCCGGGATCACGGTGGAAATCCCGGATACGAAGCAACCCGGCGTATATCTTCTGCGGGACGGCGCGTTCGTCGCGCAGGCGTTCGCGGTAAATCCGGACACCCGGGAATCGGACCTGGAGCGATTCACTCCGGCACAGGCGTCCGGGCTTCTTGGCGCCGGCGCGCCTGTCGTTCTCATGAACCCGGGCGATACCGCGGGTGTACCCCCGGGCGGGACCTTCAGCGGCTCGGGCCGGTATGAGATATGGAAATCGCTGGTCCTCCTCGTGATGGTGCTCCTCATGGTGGAATACTGGTTTTCGGGGTCGCGCGCTAGGGCCGGAAGCAACGCGGCCCGGATGCCGCGCGGGATTGACCGCGCAGAGCTGAACAAGCAGGGCTGAAACCACAGTTAAAGGACATACGCAATATGCGGGAAATGCACGAAATACCCAGAAACAACCGGGAACGCGCCTTGCTGATCGGATTGGTGCCGTCGAACGAACGGCTCGGCGAAATGGAGGAGTCGCTCGATGAACTGGCCCTGCTGGCCGATACGGCCGGCGCGAAAATCGTGGACAGGATCATCCAGGTCCGCAGCACCATGCACCCGGCGTACTATATCGGAACCGGAAAGGCCAGGTCGATCGCCGAGTTGTGCAAGGCGGAAGAAATCGATCTCGTGATATTCGACGATGACCTGACACCGGCCCAGGTCAGGAACCTGGACCGTGTCATCGAGCGGCGCATCCTGGACCGCAGCGGCCTGATTCTCGATATATTCGCCTCGCGGGCCAAGTCGAGGCAGGCCAAGCTGCAGGTCGAACTGGCCCAGTTGCAGTATATGATGCCCCGTCTGACGAGACAGTGGGACCATCTGTCCCGGCAGGAAGGCGGCGTGGCGTCGGGTTCATCGGGCGGTGCCATCGGCGTGCGGGGGCCCGGGGAAACGCAGCTGGAGATCGACCGCCGCCTGATCCGCGGACGTATTACCCACCTGCGCAGGAACCTGGACCAGCTGGTCGCGTCCTATACGCGCCAGCGCCAGCGCAGAAGCGCCATGTTCTGCATTACCCTGATCGGTTACACCAACGCCGGGAAGTCCACGATTTTCAACGCCTTCACCCAGGCGGACACGCTGATCGAAGACAGGCTGTTCGCCACGCTCGATGCGACCACGCGGGCGGTCAACGTGACCCCGGGCCAACCCGTTCTGCTGTCGGATACCGTGGGTTTTATCCGAAAGCTGCCTCATCATCTGGTCGCTTCTTTCAAAAGTACGCTGACCGAGGTTTACGACGCGGATTTGCTCGTACACGTCGTGGACGGAAGCCATCCCAATCACGCGGAACATATCGTTACGGTGAACCAGGTACTGGCGGAGTTGGGGGTCTCGGATCTTCCCCTGCTGCTGGTCTTCAACAAGGCGGACCAGTTGGAAAGTCCGGACGCGCGGGATATCCTGGCGCTCTCCTACCCCGACGCCGTCACGGTATCCGCTCTGGATCCCGACGACGTGGAGCGATTGCGCCAGAGGATTTCAGACCTGGTGGATCGGCATCGCGTGGAGTTGGAACTGCTGATCCCCTACGAGAACGGACACGCGGTTTCCGTAGCGTACGAATCGGGGGAAGTGCTGCACCGGGAAGACGAATCGGAGGGGGTTCGCCTTACGGTCCGAATGATGCCGTCCGTTGCCGGGCGCCTCGGCAAGACGCTGGACGCTTTTGTCTGCAGGTATGTGGAGTGAGTCGCGCCGGCTGGTACTAACTACGCCCTGATGCCGGCAGCAAGCGCTCAGGGGTTGGCGGGATCGGCCTCCGCACCGCTGTTGGGTACGGGCAGCGTCGGTTGCCCGAAATCCCTGTTGTCCTGGATGAAACGCTCGTTCAGGAGGAGCAGTTCCTGGCGCCACTGGGGGTTGTACAGTTCTCCCCTTGCCGAGGCGTGCAAGAGTTCGTATCTGCCGATGCCCCGCCGGTCGCCGAAGACGAAGAAGTGACGGCCGCCTTCCGTGGTCCGGGACGGGTCTCCGTCCACGCCCTCGGTATAGTACCAGATCTGGTGGGCCTTCATGATGTTGTCGCTGTCGTACCGCACGATTTCTTCCGGCTGACCGTATCGGATGAAGACTGTTCCCCGGTCGCTTTCCGCCCCGCCTAGTTGAAAATCGGCATAGGAAAACCGTTCGTTAAACACCATCATGGATTCGTTTTCCGGTGTCTCGGGCGTGGGATCGCGCATGCGCCAGAAGGCGATCAGGAATTCGGTCTTACCTTCGAGGTCGAGACTGTCGTAGAGGTCGCGCTCCCGTTTGGACGCCAGAATCGCCAGCATTCTCCGGCCTCTCTTCGCCTGTTCCTCGGTCAACGCGGTGACTGGCGGGGGCGGAGGCGGAGGCTGGACAATCTCGAAAACGGCCGAACTGGACGCTTCCGTCCCCGTCTGCGCGTCCTCGACCGTAACTTCGAGGGTATAGACCCCTTCAGGGAAGGTCATGTAGTCCAGCGCGATCACGTCCAACCCGTCGGTACCCGTAATCCGCCGGTTCGTTTTGGGCGGAAGAGGGAAAGACATCTCATTGGCGTGACTGGTTACCGCGGGGTAAATGTCGTAGCCGGCCTCTTTTCCTGTCGAATCCGGGGCCAGGTTATATATCTCGAAATAGAGGAACATGTTACGAGGCTTGTAACTGCCATCCTCGGGCATCTCGGCCCATTTCTCGAATATCCGAAGGGGATTGGGCAGGACCAGCAGCCCGTTTTTCGTGAAACGGTTGTCCTCTTCAGCCCTTTGGATGAGCGTCGAGAGCTGCAGATTGCTCACGGAAAGCTCGGGTGAATCAAGGGGCCGGGCGATAAAAGGTTTGATCGCTTCTCCCTGGCGGTTGGAGTTCAGGTCGGTCACGAGAACCTTCGCGCGGTACGAACCGGGGTTCACGCCCGCGGCGATCTGTTCCAGTACCACCCTTTCCTCGCCTCTGCGGGTAACGACGACGGGCCGGTCCGTCTGGTATTCCCGCTTCTGGACGGTTTGAAATACGATGTTCTCCTGGTCGTCGATGATGGACAGGTCGATCGAGAAGGTGGCGACGTAGAGCCTGTCCTCTTTTTCTTCAAGGGTAAACTCGCTGGGCCGGCACAGGAAATAGAACTCCAGGTAAGTCTGTTCCTCCGCCCCCCTGAATCCGCTGACGTCCACGGCGAAATCGATCTCGCCGGTACTATTGGCCGGTAACAGGAAGGGGTCGCCGGCGGCTGTGGAGTCTACGTCTGCCGAGGTTGTTTCCTGTACCTGGGCAAAGGCGGACCCGGTGCAGAGCAGGCAAACAACACAGACAAGACGGCGGTAGAATCGAAACACTTCGGATATCTCCCGGTTGATGTCACCCCGGGTTCTGAAAAGCGTAGCCCGGCATGCGCGTTACGCGCCGATCCCGGATATCGATTGACTTGCGGATACGAAACACCGATCTATGATATCCCGCTGGTCACGCGCGGTTGCGTTCTGATCTGAATCATGATTGTAATTTAAGGTTATTCTTACAACCGGGCAACTGATTTGTCCGCCGGCCGGATTCGCTCGGCCGGTCGTGCGCAGGAGGATCCCATGTTGCGGCTTTGGTCGGATCGAGCCATGCCTCCCGTGATTCGTTCCGAATTTGCCCATCGCATCCTTGTAAACGGCTCGGGAGAGGAGTCGCCCGAAGACCCGCTCCGCGACCTGCCCGGCGCTCATGCGGTCGTCGCAGGCGCGCGGCGAACATACGACGGTGGCCTGATGGACAGGTATCCGGAAATGAGGGTCATATGCCGGACCGGGATCGGCATCGACAACATCGTCGTGCCGGATGCCACGGAAAGGGGCGTCGCGGTCTGCAATACGCCGGAAGGTCCGACCCTTTCCACGGCCGAAACGGCCATCGCCCTGATCCTGGCCGCGGTGAAGCATATCAAGCGTGTTTCCCGGGATTTCGCGGAACAACCCGGGAAAGACTATCTGTCCGGTTACCAGGGGATGGAGGTCTTCGGGCGGACACTGGGCCTGATCGGACTCGGCCGCATCGGAAGCCGGGTGGCGCGCCTGGCCGTCGCGCTCGGTATGCGCGTGGTCGCCTACGATCCCTACGTCGCGGATGAGCGGGTGGCGGAGATGGGCATCGAACGGGAGGACCGCATCGAGTCCGTGCTGGCCAGGTCGGATGTCGTCTCGGTACACGCTCCGCTGACGGAGGAAACCCGCCACCTGATGAACGGGGACCGCTTCGCCCGAATGAGGCGGGGCGCGTTCTTCGTCAACGTGTCGAGGGGCGGACTGGTCGACGAGCAGGCACTTTGCGCCGCGCTCGACCAGGGACGTCTCGCGGGAGCGGCCCTGGACGTCTTCGAGCCCGAACCGCCGTCCACGGACAATCCGCTGCTCCATCGTGACGACGTGATCGTTACGCCCCATATCGCCGGCGTGTCAGTCGCGAGCAGGGAACGTATGTGGAGGATGGCGGTAACGATGGCACTGCAGGTCTGGAACGGCGAGAAGCCGGACCACATCGTCAATCCGGAGGTCGTGCCCGGTAATGGATAGGCGGGCACGCTGCAGGTTGCGCGCGGTGCAGGTTGCGATGGGACTGGCCGGCGGCGGCGTTCAACTCGTCGGGGGTTATCCGTGACGGGGGCGTGTACCGGCTTCCGGGGACCGCCTACCTGAATACCTGCACGTCGGCCGCCCGGGGCGCGTCCACGCCGTGCTTCATGCGCATGATCTCCTTCTGGCGCTCCGTAAGCAGGCCGTACCATTCGCCGGGAAACCCTTCGTGGGGGTCATACTGGAACATGAGCATGCGTTTGCGGTAGTGGGCGAATAGAGCGTGCCGGTTCGCGTTGCCGCGGTTGGCCCCGCCCGCGTGCCAGCACTGGCCGTTGAAGACGAGGACGCTTCCCGCGGGCGCGGAGGGTTGCACGTAGTACTTCGCTTCGACACCCTGGGCCGGATGGCCCAGGCCACTCTTGTGGGTCCCGGGAACGACCCGCGTACCGCCGTTTTCCGGCGAGAAATCGTCCAGCATCCACACGGTGTTCATCATGACCGGCGAGGCCATGTTGAGCATTTCGGCGGGTATGTCGCTGTGAAATCCCTGGTCGCCGTCTCCCGGCCGTACGATGCGGCTGTTCAGGCTGCCCAGGATGAGCGACTTCTCGAGAAAATGCTCGAGGATGGGCAGGATGCGGGGGTGGTCGATGACGGGGAAGAAGATGGGATCGAGGGTCGGCAGATTGCTCACGTGCCTGCAGGACCCCTCGCCTCCGCGCTCTTCGCCCACCTCGTCGTTCAGGCGCATCAGCGTCTCGCGCATGGCCGCGATCTGGTCCTCGGTCAAGACGCGCTCCACGACGGTGAAACCGTACACGTCCAGTTCGTAGATGGCGTTTTCGAATTCGTTCATCGTCTACTCCAGGTAATCGCCGGGGATGCGCGTGTTTTCGTACCGTTCGTTTTCCGAGCGGACCAGGATCGGCCCGGGTACCTCCGCCGACCAGTAGTCCGGGACGGTGGCCGGCCGCATGTGCCAACCGAGGAGCAGGGTCCGTCTCAGGCCGCTGTTGTTTCCCCGGGCCGAGTGCAGCAGCCGTGCTTCGCCGATCACGAGGTCGCCGGCGCGGACGGGGACGTCGATGGCGTCGGGGTGGTCGCCGAACATGTGAGGATCTTCCTCATCCGCGAACCAGGCCGTCCGCTGGTGCGGCACTTCCACCTGTCCATGCAGGGGTATCCGCTTCAGGTGCGTGCCCGGGATGACGCGGAAGCACCTGTTTATCTGGTCCGTGTCCACCAGGTAGTAGGAAAGAAACAGCTGCTGCGGCCACGGCGCCAGGCTGAAAGGGTCGTTCCAGGTATCCCAGTCCTGGTGCCAGTAGAGGGGCGGTCCTCCGGGCGGCTTGCTCAGTACGTGGATGGTCCCGTTGGGCGTGAAATCGTCCAGTCTCATGGCGCGTAGCCACGCCTGCGTCGCGGGCCAGTCCAGCAACCGGCGCATCACGGCGTTTTCCCGGATATCCACGTGGATATCGGAACCCTGGTAGCGCCATTCGGGCTGGTATTCCGCGGAGTCCAGCAATCGATCCGACTCCCGTCGGAGTTCGTCCAGAAACGCCCCGGTAAGTACGCCTTCGATGTGACAGTACCCGTCCCGGGTCAGCTGTTCCCGTTTTTCCGTGCCTTCCTCCTTCGTCATGCCGTCGGTCTCCAGTCATCCTCCATCTACGCATCCCTTTATTTGTTACCGCGGGACAACCCGTTATCCACCAGGTAGGCGTAGCTTTTCCGTACCGCTTCGACCATGTCCGTCGCACAACTGTCCAGCTCTACGATGTGCCATTCGGTATGGTTCCCTCCCCCAGCGATCACTCCCGGGAGATCCACGCTGCCTTCGCCCAGCGCGGTCATGTCCGTATTCCGCCGGCAGGGTCCGTCCTTGAGGTGAAGCAGAGGCGCCCGGGCGCCGAGGCGTTCAAGCACGCCGGCGGGGTCCGGACCGCCGACCTGGACCCAGTATACGTCCACCTGGAAGAACACCTCCGGTGAAAGATGCTCGAGGAGGATATCCGTCGCGATCCGCCCC contains:
- the hflX gene encoding GTPase HflX, whose amino-acid sequence is MREMHEIPRNNRERALLIGLVPSNERLGEMEESLDELALLADTAGAKIVDRIIQVRSTMHPAYYIGTGKARSIAELCKAEEIDLVIFDDDLTPAQVRNLDRVIERRILDRSGLILDIFASRAKSRQAKLQVELAQLQYMMPRLTRQWDHLSRQEGGVASGSSGGAIGVRGPGETQLEIDRRLIRGRITHLRRNLDQLVASYTRQRQRRSAMFCITLIGYTNAGKSTIFNAFTQADTLIEDRLFATLDATTRAVNVTPGQPVLLSDTVGFIRKLPHHLVASFKSTLTEVYDADLLVHVVDGSHPNHAEHIVTVNQVLAELGVSDLPLLLVFNKADQLESPDARDILALSYPDAVTVSALDPDDVERLRQRISDLVDRHRVELELLIPYENGHAVSVAYESGEVLHREDESEGVRLTVRMMPSVAGRLGKTLDAFVCRYVE
- a CDS encoding GWxTD domain-containing protein, yielding MFRFYRRLVCVVCLLCTGSAFAQVQETTSADVDSTAAGDPFLLPANSTGEIDFAVDVSGFRGAEEQTYLEFYFLCRPSEFTLEEKEDRLYVATFSIDLSIIDDQENIVFQTVQKREYQTDRPVVVTRRGEERVVLEQIAAGVNPGSYRAKVLVTDLNSNRQGEAIKPFIARPLDSPELSVSNLQLSTLIQRAEEDNRFTKNGLLVLPNPLRIFEKWAEMPEDGSYKPRNMFLYFEIYNLAPDSTGKEAGYDIYPAVTSHANEMSFPLPPKTNRRITGTDGLDVIALDYMTFPEGVYTLEVTVEDAQTGTEASSSAVFEIVQPPPPPPPVTALTEEQAKRGRRMLAILASKRERDLYDSLDLEGKTEFLIAFWRMRDPTPETPENESMMVFNERFSYADFQLGGAESDRGTVFIRYGQPEEIVRYDSDNIMKAHQIWYYTEGVDGDPSRTTEGGRHFFVFGDRRGIGRYELLHASARGELYNPQWRQELLLLNERFIQDNRDFGQPTLPVPNSGAEADPANP
- a CDS encoding hydroxyacid dehydrogenase, encoding MPPVIRSEFAHRILVNGSGEESPEDPLRDLPGAHAVVAGARRTYDGGLMDRYPEMRVICRTGIGIDNIVVPDATERGVAVCNTPEGPTLSTAETAIALILAAVKHIKRVSRDFAEQPGKDYLSGYQGMEVFGRTLGLIGLGRIGSRVARLAVALGMRVVAYDPYVADERVAEMGIEREDRIESVLARSDVVSVHAPLTEETRHLMNGDRFARMRRGAFFVNVSRGGLVDEQALCAALDQGRLAGAALDVFEPEPPSTDNPLLHRDDVIVTPHIAGVSVASRERMWRMAVTMALQVWNGEKPDHIVNPEVVPGNG
- a CDS encoding phytanoyl-CoA dioxygenase family protein gives rise to the protein MNEFENAIYELDVYGFTVVERVLTEDQIAAMRETLMRLNDEVGEERGGEGSCRHVSNLPTLDPIFFPVIDHPRILPILEHFLEKSLILGSLNSRIVRPGDGDQGFHSDIPAEMLNMASPVMMNTVWMLDDFSPENGGTRVVPGTHKSGLGHPAQGVEAKYYVQPSAPAGSVLVFNGQCWHAGGANRGNANRHALFAHYRKRMLMFQYDPHEGFPGEWYGLLTERQKEIMRMKHGVDAPRAADVQVFR
- a CDS encoding phytanoyl-CoA dioxygenase family protein translates to MTKEEGTEKREQLTRDGYCHIEGVLTGAFLDELRRESDRLLDSAEYQPEWRYQGSDIHVDIRENAVMRRLLDWPATQAWLRAMRLDDFTPNGTIHVLSKPPGGPPLYWHQDWDTWNDPFSLAPWPQQLFLSYYLVDTDQINRCFRVIPGTHLKRIPLHGQVEVPHQRTAWFADEEDPHMFGDHPDAIDVPVRAGDLVIGEARLLHSARGNNSGLRRTLLLGWHMRPATVPDYWSAEVPGPILVRSENERYENTRIPGDYLE